CAGATTCCAGAAAATCGATATTGGGGAGCCGACAACCGAAGAAACGATCAAGATTCTTCAGGGCTTGAAAAGCTATTACGAACAGCATCACGGCGTCACATACAGCGATGAAGCGATCACCGCATCGGCTGAGCTAGCAGCCAAGCATATCAACGACAAGTTCCTCCCGGACAAAGCCATTGACGTCATCGACGAAGTCGGTGCCGCTGTCAAACTGATGCCGGAATCGGAGCGCCCTTCCAGAGAAGTGACCACGCACGATGTGGAGCTGGTTGTAGCGCGCATGGCGAAGATTCCGCCCAAGTCAGTCTCGGGCTCGGACAAAGAACGCCTGCAGAACATGGAAGCAGAGCTCAAGTCAGTTCTGTTCGGGCAGGACCACGCGGTCGAGCAGATGGTGCGAGCGATCAAATTGTCTCGTTCAGGTCTGAGCAACCCTGGCAAGCCAATTGGTTCATTCCTGTTTTCTGGTCCGACCGGAGTTGGAAAAACCGAGCTGGCCAAGCAGCTAGCCAAGGTTCTCGGCATCAGCTTCTTGCGTTTCGACATGAGCGAATATATGGAGAAGCACACTGTCTCACGCTTGATTGGTGCACCTCCCGGCTACGTCGGATTCGACCAGGGTGGATTGCTCACAGATGCCGTCGCCAAAACACCACATGCGGTGCTGGTGCTTGACGAAATCGAGAAAGCACATCCAGATCTGTTCAACATCTTGCTGCAGGTTATGGATCACGCCACCCTGACCGACAACAACGGGAAGAAAGCTGATTTCCGCAACATCATTCTGATCATGACGACAAACGCCGGCGCCCGAGAGATGAGTGCAGGCGACATCGGATTCGCCCTCTCGCCAAGTCTGGAACAGGAGTTGTTCAAGCCCTCGGCTAAAGTGGCAGATCCCACAGGCAAAGGCAAAAGCGCACTGGAGCGCACCTTCAGTCCCGAATTCCGCAATCGCCTCGACGCTTCGGTAGTGTTCCACCAACTCGGTCGGGCAGAAATTCTGCGAGTAGTCGACAAGTTCGCCGATGAAGTGCGCATACAGCTGGTCGATAAAAACGTAGACCTTAAGCTGACCGATGCTGCAAAACAGTGGTTCGCGGTCAAGGGATTCGACAAACTCTATGGCGCAAGACCGATGTCGAGAATCATCCAACAGAAGATTCGCGAACCGCTGGCAGAAGAATTGCTTTTCGGCAAATTGCAAAAAGGCGGCAGTGTCATCGTCAACGAAAAAGACGGCGAAATCGTGCTGGAAGTCAAATCATCCGACCCAGACGACCAGGAAGTGGTGGTCAAAGAAACCGGCGACCAGACTGCAAAAGTCGCAGAGTGACCCCACTTCATTTAGGCGGCTGACTTCAACTAGGCGATTGCCCATTCCAGACCGTCGGGAAGCATCCGCGACGTGTATTCGATGTGCACGATGCGTCGGTGCCCTTCGTCCCGTGCTGTGGATGACCGATGCACAAGCAGCGGACGCATCAAAAGAACATCGCCGCTGCGCGCAGCACATACCTGATAGGACCCTTTGGCGTCCATATCGTCAATTCTCTTCTTCGAAAGAACGCCAGTATAGTGCGAACTTGGAATCACTTCCAAAGCGCCATCTTGAGGCTGGCAGTCATCCAAATGTATGCGCACCGTCAGCATACGCGAAAGATATTCGACGGGCGGTTGCACATGTAAAATGCCATTCTTTACCGACCAGGCTGAGAAGCCAGGTGCATCCACACGCTTCTTGACGCCGATATGCAAATCTTGATGCCAGTTCAGATACCAGGCAGCATCCGGGTCATTATCCAGCAATACAGCTCGAACCGGAAAGGCGGTTGGTCCGAGAATTTCTTTGACCATATTGAGGATGGTGGCGGACTCGGCGATCTGGCAAACTTCGGGAACTTCCTTAAGCAGGTGCCGCATGGCAAACACGCCGGCTCCGCGCTTCCGCACAGTTGCACTGACTTTCGCATGCTCGATGGCAGCGAGAATCTGATCGACCTGTGAGGCGTTAAGAACGCCTTTTCTCAATGAATAACCTTCGTCAGTGAAAGTCTTAGTCATATCTATGAGGCATTCTTGTGACATGATTCCCCGCCAGTGCTAGGCATATATCGAACATGGAGAGTAATTCTACACACATTCGCGAAAAAGTCATGGTTATTCCGCTCAAATTCACAATTGTCGCTAGAGGCGCCCGTGAACGTTTCCGATGTCTGAACAAAATCAAATATCGGCAGTCTCCAAAACGCGCTCCTGGCGCGACCTTTTTACGACCAGAGCATGCTGCTAAACTGCCGACATTCCAGAACGGGTGAACTCAAGTATGTACCTTTTTAAATTGGCAAACGTTTTGCTGGCCGCGGCGACGGTTCAATCAGCACCTCTGACCGACGTAAAGCGCCTGTCTGATGAACCGGTTCTCACCCCGCGCCCCAAGTTCTTCGACGACATGGCTGCCTATAACCCTGCTGCCGTTAAGGTCGGCAAGAAAACGGTGCTTCTCTATCGAGGCCAAAACAAAGCCGGCACGTCACAAATAGGCTACGCAGAAAGCACCGACGGCATTCACTTCACCCGCAGCGCCAAACCAGTTCTTTCACCCGAAACCGCATATGAAAAGGATGGAGGCATCGAAGACCCTCGCCTTGTCAAAATCGACGGCACCTACTACCTGACATATACAGGCTACAACAAAACGGATGCGCAATTGTGCCTCGCCACCTCTAAAGACCTGAAGAAGTGGGACCGGGTCGGAATTATCATGCCTGCAAATAAAGGCACGTGGAATACAAAGTGGACGAAGTCTGGTGCCATACTTACGACCAGAGTTAACGGCAAATATTGGATGTATTACCTTGGCACCGCAGACGGTGCCGACCAAATGGGACTGGCCTCATCAACCGATCTGAAACACTGGCAAGACGCCACGAAAAAACCGGTATTGCCAAAGCGCCCCGGCATGTTCGACTCCAAGGTGGTCGAGCCCGGTCCGGCACCGCTATTAACGGATGAAGGCATTCTGCTTATCTACAACGGCGCTGACGACAAATTGGTCTATCGCACCGGCTGGGTTTTGTTCGATAGGAAAGATCCGACCAGAGTGCTGCGACGATCAGACGAACCATTCTTTGTACCGGAAAAGAAGTGGGAAATCGAAGGGCAAGTGCCCAACGTGGTTTTCGTTGAAGGTCTGACACAAGAAGGCAGCAAGCTGAACTTGTATTACGGTGGCGGCGACACAAGCACCGGCGTTGTGCAGTGCGAACTCAAGAAATAGATCGTCTTTCAACGATATTGTCCGACTCGTTTATGAACGGATGCGCAATGCCACGCCCCGTGGCAATCCCACCCGGGTGGGAGGTAAGGTATCCTAGCATTCAACCAATGCCATGGCCAGCCAACTTGGAGGACCAATGCTTAACACCAAAACCACCCGTCTTGTAAAAACCATTCTATTCTCTGGGCTTCTATGTTTCTTCCATAATTTCTCAGTTTTCCCTGAAACGAGTGCTCAAGCCAGAGTTAGCGAGAATAATGAGGTTTTCTTTGGACCCGCTTTGATTTCCAGTTGCAAGGAAATTATATTGCAACCAATAAACTCAAAAGAACCAACTCGAAAGCTCAGCGAAGGTGACAAGTCGTTTAAGGAAGCAAAAGTGTGGCTTTCCAAAAACATTCTTACTGCTATAAATCATCATGAACGACTTTACACTAAATTTGATGCAGACTATAGCCTACACTTATTTTCGGGCCGAACTAACGGAATGATGGGGCTATTGATGAGCATTCACCTTAGTCCCGAACTCCTCAATCCTAATTATCCAGAAAAGATCGAGGAGTTGCGATTGCTAATGAATAGCAAAACGAATCCAAGGGACGGTCAAAAGTAAAACGAGCAAGGCGAATTTGGTGACCTAATTTTCAAACGGCCTGGGATGTGAGCAGGAGCGTCGTACTGGTGCCTCTCCTTCTTGCACAAACGAATCAAACCAACCAATTCATCTAGCTTCTGGAGGCTGTATTGACTTGACCGAACCATAAAGATTCAGGAAGTGGACAGTGGTGTGCACTGGCAATTTCAGTTTTCGCTCCCTGAATCACAATCAAAGGTATCAGACACTCGGACACAAGAATGCCCATTCCAGAAGATTCTAAAATACAGACCTTTTTTCAAAAATTAGCCACAAACTGGAAGAGTCAATCTCTACCGGCAAAAGTTGGTTATTCACTGATCTTCTTCCCCATGCTTTTAACTGGTTTTGTTATTTTGTGGGTCACCTTTTGCACGACTTTGGTTTGGATCCAGGTCTACGGGCCGAGATTGTGGTGAAGAACGAAACATGAATCAGCTTATAGGACGTTGAGTAAGAACACATGGAAAAAAACCGCAAGCACAATCTACTTTCAGCAGCTTCTTGTTTGATCCTTGTTGGTCAGTCTATAACTGCATGTGGTCACATCGAAGCAAATGTGCCTGATGCTCAGGATTTCAGAACTTTTTTAGTTCGAGATTTGAATTCCTACTTCGGGTCGAAATTACAGAAAAATGTGAACGTGGAATATGAACTGCTTCGAAACGGACCAACTCAAACTGGTATAGCTTGGCCAAAATATTATGCTTGGGTGCGCGTCTATGAGGGTAGCAAGCTGATCGATCAAGGCGCTGTGAGACTCGCCGCAGTAAGAAAGACTGAATTTGGGATAACTGATTTCGTGAGCAAAACAGAGATTCGGAAAGACGCACAATCCGTTCAAAGAATATTCCCTGCGGCACTCAGTCCCGCTATTGTGGCAAAGGCCAACGAATGAAACATAACGAAAATTATCCGACCAGTCCATCCTCATCGAACTCGATGATTTTTTGAGGAAGCAGGCTCGTAAAGATGCTCCAGACCTCTTTCTAACATTTGTGCTAAGTTGCCGCGAGGAGCCTGGTGTTATTCTTGGTTATTACACCTTGAGTTCAACAAAACCCCAGGCGAACGATTTGCCGGACACGCTTGGCAAAAGACTTGGTAAATACGGAGCAATTCCAGCCACGCTATTGGGACGCCTTGCGACGGCGACAAGCTATCAGCGAGATAAGTTAGACCGAAACTCCTTCAGCAAAAGCGCTCCCGTAAGGAAGCGCTTTCGACTTTTGCAGGTCCTGCTTTGGAGTTACAGAATGGAGGATAATTCTCCATTAAAAGTGATTGCCTCTTCAGGAAAACAGATTCGCATCTCTTGCTGAAGCCACAAACCAATTAAATACTCCAGGGCAGGCGAGTCCGGCTGCAGTCACCAGTAAACCAGTAATCACCATAACCGGTACCGAAGCACCTTTCATGCCGAAATAAGCTGAGTAGGTGGTGCGGAACAGCAATGCCTGCACGGTCAGAGACATTCCGTATACGAAACCTACAATCTCAAACGAGTTAGCGAGTATGTTCAGAAGCGCTTCCAGATTTGCGAGATTGTTTACACGCACTGTTCCCGAGGTGTTCACCCCTTCCAGCGCTTCCGACGCGGAGGAGACAGAACCATTTGTCACTCCAGCCAATGCAGGTTCGGCGGGTTTGTTTGCTTCCTCATCAGATGAAGTGTTTGAGGAGGCAACAGTGCCCGAGCCTTGCTGAACGTATCCTTCATCACTGACTTTCCTCATCAGCACAACGGCGGAGCTTACCGGAGTCACTAGCCGATTGCGAACAGCAACAGCTGTAGCCGCATGATAATTTCCGCGAGCTATAAACGCTTGTGATTGTTCCTTGGCAAGCAGAGCACCGAGTTCTGCTGCTTCCTGCGGCGTACCGACCGCTGCGCTTCCAGTTTTCGGGAATGCGCCCTGCTCGTAGAGTTTGACTATGTACTCTACGCCGCCTGGTTGCCACCGAGAGACAAAGCGAGCCAGATCGTTTTCAATTGATCCATTGCGAGGAACCGGAACAAAGGGTCCGATTTCGCGGTGATTCTTGAAAAAATCGATTCCGTCTGTTACTCCATTATCCAAGGCCAGCTCATAGAAGGCAGGCGTTTGAATATATGGTGCCATCACATACAGTTCGCGATTCAGAGTCGGCTGCGGTCCGTGAATCCACAAAATCGCACCGTCCCTGGTTTCACCTGCAGTGCCAGCTGCTTTTACAACCGCCTGCAAGTTATCCTGACCGCCATCGAAATCACTTACGGTCAGTTTAGGCAATCCAGACGAAAGTGGCTGCAGCTCCTGCAATTTGGGAGAAACATCACTTGCAACAATAAGCGAACTAGTCATCGAAGAAGGCAGTTTCGACAAACCAGCCTTGATTGCAGCCAGATCGCTTTTAACATTTTGCGAACCGTCCAAAACAACAATCAAATGGTTGGGAACCTTCACCGGCTTAGCCTGTATTGACTCGATAAAATAGCGACCGGGTTTGTTGGGTACTGCCACGGCAATTGCTCCGAGCGTCGGCTTGCGAGCTGCTGTCACAGATACTCCAGGTCCGGACAGTTCTTCGTTTTTCATACTACCGACGAGAATTCGTTCACCGGTCGGCGAAAGACTCTCTTTCAATCCACCAAGCTTCAACGACAGGCGATCTGAAGATCGCAATCTGACTTGATGCTCGCCATTGACCGCAAAATTGGTATCAATAAAGCGAGGCAAAGCAAGCGTGGCTTCGTCGGCTTTGTCCAACTTGAGAGGCAAAACCATAGTCATGCGCACCTTGAGCTCATCCTGTCCTTTGACCGGATAACAGTGCAAAAGCGTGCGTCCTCGTCCAAGGTCCGAGACAACAGCAGGAGTATCGTGACCAACAGCGGTGAAACTGTCGGCACGCGGTGCCTTTCCGCTCGGCGCAAAAGTGGCATCTACAGGCTGTCCATCTTTCCAGACTGTGACATTAGAAATCACAGCGCCTGAAGGTAATGAAAACTCGGCGCGCGCTTCCTTGTCATCGTAAGCTGTGTTTTTGAAAACAAAGGTCCAATTCAACGTCGAGGAAAGTGCATCGGCATTGACCGCTCCATCCATACCTGATCGCACCAGAGAAAGCTCCGGTATCATTGCACCAACAACATGGCGCCTGAGGTAATCGTTTGAAAAACCTGAAAGGTCAGTTGAACGATCGTCTCGGAACGGTTTCCCAAAAGCAGCAAAATAAAGTTGTTGTTCTGCTTGCGTATTGATTGGAATGAACAAACCGGGTAGCCCGACTGTGCGTGCATCTGCGCATTCAAGACGCATATCCTGCTCAGCGTTCAACCAACGCAACATTTTCAATCCATCAAGCTGTTCTTGATGCGTGTTGCCGGCATAAGCCATGTGTTGCGCGACACGCATATACACAGACTTCGCCTCAGCCCCGACAAAACTAAGCAGTGCCATGACGACTCCCACAGCAGAATAAAGCGTGGTGCGAAGCCTGGCGCTTTTGAACTCGCGCAAGGCTCGCAACTGATATGCCAGGTAAAGCGAGGACAACATTGAAAGAAAAAACGTGCAAGCGATGACCGCAAATCCTTCAGCGAAAGAATGGATCTCATGCAAGAAATAGATATTAACGCGCCCCATACAGATTGCAGCAACTGAAACGGCTACAAACAAAAAAGATGCCCCTATAGAGATTCCATTGCAGAGACTACGCCGCATCGCAAACCGCACGTCTTTGCGACAGATGGAAGACCAAATAGAGAAATTCGCGATGGGAATGGCGAGGGCCAGAGTGACTTCCACCAGCGTTTCAATGGGATGCTTAATCAGCAACATGCTGATTCGCTCATGACAGAAGATTGCAAACAGCGCTAGAAACAGTGCTGGCAGCACCACGCCAGTCATCATCACAGCAGAGCCAATCGGAGCTTCCCAGATTTTTCGGTGTTGCGGTTTCTGATGCAACTCTTCGGCCCAGTTCTCCAGCGGCGGTTCCTCAACACCTGGACCAGGATGTGGTCGGGCTCGGTTGAAATCCAAATTAACCATAGTAATTTTCTCCATAACAACAGCCCAACATCACCTCCCCGCGCCAGAGCAGTTATCCACCGCCCAGGCACGGAATGCGTGACATGAGTTGCTAGAACAGCGCGCCAAACGGCGCACCGAATGTAGTACTGAATTCGAAGCCTATTAGTAAAAGCGCTTACAAAACAGTAAGCGCCACCAGTTTATGCAAACGGCAGAAAAGAGGCGATAGGGTTTTCCCTGAAAACAGGTTAGCTTAAACAGCACCAGCCAGATAATACTGCGCTTTAGCTGCGGCGATTTCATCGCGGGTTTGCTCGATCAGATAATCGAAACAGTGCAAGCAGTAGCGCTCAAGCCGATCCGAAGTCAGAGGTTTTCCTTCTACTTGCCAGTCAACCAGCCCGACGCCGTTGTCTTCACCAGTGAACGTCATCAGCGGCTTGTGCTGCGACTCGATGTTGGTGAGCGCCATGACTCGCTCAACCGGAATCAAAAAGAAATCGACTTTGTTGTACTGTCCACGCACTACCATGCTGAAGCGGCAGGTAGAAATTCTGGCTCGGTAAGACGAAACGCTGTGCAATGGTCGACGCAGGCTATCGAAACTGAGCACCTCTTTCACCAGTGCAGGATTAGTGCAAGAGACTGATAGTTCGGTACATGCGACGGCGCGATTGAACTCAGAAATATATGGTTCGAGCGTGGTGAAAACTTCATCGACCACTGAGCGCATCGACGAAGCGATGACCTCGTCCATGTTCATTCTCTGCCGCTCAAGAAGCTTCTGCCCGGCAAGGAAATTGAGAGATTCGCGTGTTATGTCCTGCAGAAATTCCAACCTGACGTTTTGCACACGAACTTTGTAGTTGCCCAATATTTGTCGAGCGAGATCAAAAGTCGAACTCGGCGCCTGATGCTCGAAGTTGTTGTAACCATCCAACTCGCCTGGATCGATCGCTGCATCCGAGTGATTTCTACGATTGTTTGGCAAATGCACTAAGTTAGTTCTTCTCATTCCCACCCACGCGGTTGATGATGCCTGAAAGATATACAACGGGCTCTTGACAGTCCCGAATTTAGAATACCTGCTTGGCGTTTACAGATGTACTTAAGTTTTTGCAATCGAATTTTCCATCCACTCACCGGTTGTGCGTTTGCGCCAAATCAAGTGAACAAGCCAATTCATCAAATATTCGTAATCAACGATCGTATATACAACTGAAATACAGGATAATAACCAATCCCTGCAATATTCAAAAGATATGCTCCTCACGATCTCGACTACACATCAACCTGCTACAGACCTGGGATTTTTGCTTCACAAGAACCCCAGCCAGGTGCAGTCGTTCGAACTTTCATTTGGTCAGGTGCATGTTTTCTACCCCGAAGCCAACAACGAAAGATGCACGGTGGCGATGCTGCTCGACGTCGATCCGGTCGCACTTGTGCGCGGAAAAGCGGAAGGCTCCGCAGAAGGGGGAGGTCTGGATCAATATGTGAACGACAGACCATACGTCGCGTCATCTTTTGTCAGCGTCGCCATCGCTCAGGTTTTTCGTTCAGCTCTGTCAGGCAAAAGCAAAGAGAAGCCGGAGCTGGCGGACGCAGCACTGCCTCTGGTGGCATCAGTTTCAGTAATTCCCTGCCGCGCAGGCGAAGATTATTTGCGCGGTTTGTTCGAGCCCCTCGGTTACGAGGTCACGGTCACCCAACCCGAGCTTGATAGCAAATTTGGAGAATGGGGAAAGAGCAAATATTACGCACTGACTCTGACGAAAAACTGCAAGCTGCGCGAGCTTCTCACGCATTTATATGTGTTGCTACCGGTCCTGGATAACGACAAACACTACTACGTCGGTGACGCCGAAGTGGAAAAACTGCTGCGGCACGGCGAGGGCTGGTTGAACAACCACCCCAAGAAACAAGATATCTCCAATAAGTATTTAAAACATCGACACAGCCTGGTCCGTCAGATCAACGAAAGGCTCGCAGCGGATGAATCCAACGAAGATCCTGATGCCGTCGCTGAGAAGAAAGAAGCCGAAGAAGAGTCACTGGAAAGAAAAATCAGTCTAAACGAGAGACGCATAGGCACAGTAGTGTCGGTGCTCAAACAAAACAACGCGCACCGCGTGGTTGATCTCGGATGCGGCGGAGGCAAGCTGTTGAAGGCGTTGCTTGAAGAAAAGGAATTCTCAGAAATTGTGGGAATGGATGTTTCGCACCGAGCGCTGGAAATCGCACATCAGAGATTGTATCTAGATCGACTGCCCGAAATGAAGCGAGCCAGAATCAAACTCATGCAGGGCTCACTCACATATCGAGATGCGAGAATCGCCGGGTACGACGCAGCCACACTGATTGAAGTCATTGAACATCTGGATGAGCCTCGACTATCAGCCCTGGAAAAGGTGGTCTTCAAGTTTGCCAGACCAAAACTCGTCGTGGTCACAACTCCGAACGTGGAATACAACGCCACTTTTGAGAACCTGCCGGCAGGGAAATTGCGGCACAGAGACCATCGATTCGAATGGACACGCAATGAATTTCAAGATTGGTCGCATCGAATCGCCACCACATACGGTTATAAAGTTCAGTTCCTGCCTGTCGGCGACGAAGACCCTGCTCTCGGCGCACCTACACAAATGGGTGTATTCACGACATGAAAATTATCCTTCCAGAACTGTGTGTTGTAGCGCTGATCGGTGTCTCCGGATCAGGCAAGTCTACCTTTGCACGCAAACATTTCAAGCCAACCGAAGTGATCTCCTCCGACTTCTGCCGCGCCCTTGTTTCCGACGACGAAAACAATCAAGCTGCGACAAATGATGCTTTCGACGTTTTGTACTACATTGCAGGTAAACGGCTTGATGCTGGTCTACTTACGGTTATCGATGCAACTAATGTTCAGGACGACGCGCGCAAACCGCTCCTCAACCTCGCGAAAGAGCACCACTGTCTCAGTGCAGCGATAGTGTTGGACCTGCCTGAGCAAATCTGCAACTCACGCAATGAAGCTCGCCCGGACCGAAACTTTGGTCCACATGTGATTCCACGCCAGAGGCAGCAGCTCCGCAAGGCAATTAAACAACTGAAGAGAGAAGGATTTAGATATATCTATATTCTCGACTCAGAAGAAAAGATCGAGGCAGCGACGATCGAACGTCAGCCGCTCTGGAACAACCTGAAGCATGAGCATGGTCCATTCGATATTATCGGTGACGTGCACGGATGTTTCGATGAATTGCTCGAACTCGTAAGTAATTTGGGATACTCCGTAACGCGCACGGAGACGGCGCCGTTCGGATTCTCAGTCAGCGCTCCGCATCAACGCAAAGCCTGCTTCGTCGGCGACCTCGTTGACAGAGGTCCGAACACGCCAGACGTACTGAGACTGGTGATGAGCATGATGGAAGCAAACATCGCCATTTGCGTTCCAGGCAATCACGACGTCAAACTGATGCGGAAATTGAAAGGCGCCGACGTACGTATCACTCATGGACTGGCGGAATCGCTTGAGCAACTTGAGCGCGAAACGCCTGAGTTTAAAAATCAGATTGTTGAGTGGGTAGACAAACTGATAAGCCATTACGTGCTCGATGACGGCAAACTGGTTGTCGCCCACGCCGGTATGAAAGAGAAATTCCAGGGCAGGGGTTCAGCCAAAGTGCGTGACTTCGCGCTATTTGGCGAAACCACTGGCGAAACCGACGAATATGGACTGCCAGTGCGCTACAACTGGGCCAGTGACTATCGTGGCAACGCAATGGTCGTGTACGGACACACGCCCGTTGTAGAACCGGAGTGGATCAATCGCACCATCTGCATAGATACTGGTTGCGTATTTGGTGGCAAGCTCACGGCACTACGCTATCCAGAGCGCGAACTTGTTTCAGTGCCGGCAAAGAAAATCTACTACGAGTCGGTCAAGCCATTTCTTCCGGAATCGGAGGATAGTCCGCCGGTCGAGAAACATACAGCAGAGAACGATGTTCTGGATTTGAATGACGTAATCGGCAAGCGTGTTGTTCAAACGCGCTTTGGACGCTCAGTGATGATTCGCGAAGAGAACGCTATTGCGGCTCTGGAGGTAATGAGTCGCTTCGCTGTCAATCCTAAATGGCTCGTCTACCTGCCTCCGACAATGTCTCCGAGCGAGACAAGCAAGCAGCCGGGAATGCTTGAACATCCGACCGAAGCATTCAACTACTACCTTGAGCAAGGCATAGCAAAAGTCGTCTGCGAGGAGAAACATATGGGTTCTCGCGCTGCCGTTGTAGTGGGAAAAGACACCAACGCCATCGAGAAACGATTTGGTATCAAATCTGAGGGCTCTGGAATTTGTTACACCCGCACAGGGCGGAGATTCTTCGATAAACCGCAACTCGAGACTGAGTTAATTGCTGAAATCACGACAGCGATAACAAAAGCAAATCTGTGGGAAGAATTCAGCACCGATTGGTTTGTCCTGGATTGCGAGCTCATGCCCTGGTCAGCCAAGGCGCAAGAACTCATTAAGGATCAGTACGCAGCGGTAGGCGCGGCCGCCCGCACATCGATTACATCGGCATTGCAGGCGCTGAACGAAACACAACAACGCGGCATTGACGTGAGTGGGTTGACGGAAAGGTTCAAGAGCCGTGAAACATCTGTCAATCTCTACACTGAATCTTACCAACGCTACTGTTGGACCGTGAACGGGTTGAGCGACTACAAACTGGCACCATTTCACATAATGGCGTCGGAAGGAAAAGTACACATCGATCAAAATCATCAATGGCACATGAACCACATTGCCCGAATCGCCGAACAAAGCAACGGCTTGATCATCAGCACACAACACAGGATCGTCGACCTGACTGACAAAGAAGCAGTCGCAGACGCCACACAATGGTGGACGGAATTGACAAATGCCGGCGGTGAGGGCATGGTGATCAAACCGTTCGATTTCATCGCCAGAGGCACGCGCGGCTTTGTACAGCCTGCTGTAAAATGCCGTGGACGAGAATATCTGCGCATCATTTACGGTCCCGAATACACGAATGAGGAGCATCTGCAAAGACTGCGCCGCCGCGGTTTAGCCAGCAAGCGCGGTCTGGCTGCTCGCGAATTTGCACTCGGCATAGAGGCTCTCGAAAGATTCGTGCGTCACGAACCACTCTACCGGGTTCATGAGTGTGTTTTCGGCGTACTTGCGCTGGAAAGCGAGCCGGTCGACCCTCGCTTGTAGTTCAGAATTGAGCACTATCTCAAAAGACATAGACGACACGCCTGTAGACACATACGCTCAAGACATCCACGCACTATATCTAGTGCAAAGTCGTCGGCTGATCTAAAATGCAGTGACGATTTCAGGAAGCCATGGACAAATACGACGCAGTCACTCTCGCCCGCGATTTACTAAAGGACTACGGTCTGCCCAGTTGGGACGTGAAGCTCAACAAAAACAAGCGGCAGCTCGGTGTCTGCAAACAGAATCTGAAGCGGATAGAACTCTCCGAGCATTATGTGATGATGAATGCTCGTGAGAAGGTCATCGACACAATATTGCATGAGATCGCACATGCCCTGGTTGGTGTTGAGCATGGACACGATTCAGTTTGGAAGGATATGTGCGCAAAGCTCGGCTGCAACCCGATGTCGTGTGAAAGCAGCGCCGAAATGCCTGAAGGCGACTGGAGAGCAGAGTGCCCAACTTGCCTGAAAGTTTTCACGCGATTTCGCCGCCCGAAAGTCCTGAGCGGCTTCT
This portion of the Candidatus Melainabacteria bacterium genome encodes:
- the clpA gene encoding ATP-dependent Clp protease ATP-binding subunit ClpA, whose protein sequence is MITKELQDTLNLALQEAVARRHEYLTLEHLLFALLSEKTSSQVIRNCGGNIDELRKELDQFLRESMERMGDSFRQNPEPSAAFERVLSRAAMQAESSAQNTIDGGNVLAAMFQERRSHAVYLLEKQGITRLDVLNYISHGISKVGGRDEDEEGANAGGFDEDDDRRSVKDPLAEFTVNLIERAKDNKIDTLIGRDAEIQRTIQVLCRRRKNNPIYVGDPGVGKTAIAEGLALKIFKGEVPEALKGAEVFALDMGALIAGTKFRGQFEQRMKAVIRELQKRPGVILFIDEIHTIVGAGAVSGGSMDASNILKPALASGELRCIGSTTYPEYKSAFERDKALARRFQKIDIGEPTTEETIKILQGLKSYYEQHHGVTYSDEAITASAELAAKHINDKFLPDKAIDVIDEVGAAVKLMPESERPSREVTTHDVELVVARMAKIPPKSVSGSDKERLQNMEAELKSVLFGQDHAVEQMVRAIKLSRSGLSNPGKPIGSFLFSGPTGVGKTELAKQLAKVLGISFLRFDMSEYMEKHTVSRLIGAPPGYVGFDQGGLLTDAVAKTPHAVLVLDEIEKAHPDLFNILLQVMDHATLTDNNGKKADFRNIILIMTTNAGAREMSAGDIGFALSPSLEQELFKPSAKVADPTGKGKSALERTFSPEFRNRLDASVVFHQLGRAEILRVVDKFADEVRIQLVDKNVDLKLTDAAKQWFAVKGFDKLYGARPMSRIIQQKIREPLAEELLFGKLQKGGSVIVNEKDGEIVLEVKSSDPDDQEVVVKETGDQTAKVAE
- a CDS encoding phytanoyl-CoA dioxygenase, yielding MSQECLIDMTKTFTDEGYSLRKGVLNASQVDQILAAIEHAKVSATVRKRGAGVFAMRHLLKEVPEVCQIAESATILNMVKEILGPTAFPVRAVLLDNDPDAAWYLNWHQDLHIGVKKRVDAPGFSAWSVKNGILHVQPPVEYLSRMLTVRIHLDDCQPQDGALEVIPSSHYTGVLSKKRIDDMDAKGSYQVCAARSGDVLLMRPLLVHRSSTARDEGHRRIVHIEYTSRMLPDGLEWAIA
- a CDS encoding glycosidase, yielding MYLFKLANVLLAAATVQSAPLTDVKRLSDEPVLTPRPKFFDDMAAYNPAAVKVGKKTVLLYRGQNKAGTSQIGYAESTDGIHFTRSAKPVLSPETAYEKDGGIEDPRLVKIDGTYYLTYTGYNKTDAQLCLATSKDLKKWDRVGIIMPANKGTWNTKWTKSGAILTTRVNGKYWMYYLGTADGADQMGLASSTDLKHWQDATKKPVLPKRPGMFDSKVVEPGPAPLLTDEGILLIYNGADDKLVYRTGWVLFDRKDPTRVLRRSDEPFFVPEKKWEIEGQVPNVVFVEGLTQEGSKLNLYYGGGDTSTGVVQCELKK
- a CDS encoding 3' terminal RNA ribose 2'-O-methyltransferase Hen1; this translates as MLLTISTTHQPATDLGFLLHKNPSQVQSFELSFGQVHVFYPEANNERCTVAMLLDVDPVALVRGKAEGSAEGGGLDQYVNDRPYVASSFVSVAIAQVFRSALSGKSKEKPELADAALPLVASVSVIPCRAGEDYLRGLFEPLGYEVTVTQPELDSKFGEWGKSKYYALTLTKNCKLRELLTHLYVLLPVLDNDKHYYVGDAEVEKLLRHGEGWLNNHPKKQDISNKYLKHRHSLVRQINERLAADESNEDPDAVAEKKEAEEESLERKISLNERRIGTVVSVLKQNNAHRVVDLGCGGGKLLKALLEEKEFSEIVGMDVSHRALEIAHQRLYLDRLPEMKRARIKLMQGSLTYRDARIAGYDAATLIEVIEHLDEPRLSALEKVVFKFARPKLVVVTTPNVEYNATFENLPAGKLRHRDHRFEWTRNEFQDWSHRIATTYGYKVQFLPVGDEDPALGAPTQMGVFTT